The Diorhabda carinulata isolate Delta chromosome 12, icDioCari1.1, whole genome shotgun sequence DNA window atctattatcttatttttatatcctatataagatttaataataaaattcaattatctatCGAACGTTTAGTAAAAACATCAATTAACTTATAACCTTTGATTACCTCTTTTCTCACGACTGTACAAAGCCGTTTTCTATAAGTAAAATGCCGTCATAACATCATGCTAACACgcgagttttatttttaataaagcaAATATACAGGCGGGTGTAAACGGAACGAGCGTTTAAAATCTTGCTTCAcgtataattttcttcaaagtaATTTGAGTTGTTAGATTATTGCAATCCATGACGGTTCTAAAACTACTTAATGTCTAATAGAATTATATATTTGGCCTTAAGCCCTGTTAAAACGGTTATTATCTTTGGTATTAAACGTAATTGGAAtgcatttcaataaaaatttatctagCACAACAATCTCATTCATCATTGAATATTCCAGGTGGCGATTCAAGTGAAATCGTTTGTGAGTTAtggataatttcaatttacttatagaaattttattccTTAATTGTTATCGTCCTTATATCCTTACATATAAGATATAAATCTCTTCCTGAGATTAATAATTATGATTTcctatgtaaaaaattcgtcaaaataataTTGTGACATagaaagatagcaaaaatgaatttttcaatcgattttttaacaaaaagttactcCCGCAACTAGCGTACGTAAAATGTCACTACAATATAACGTATCAACGATCATAGGATTGCCCAGGAGCAGCTTCTTTATCTCTTTCACGTCCAGGAAGTGCATACCATggaagtagaggattatccagcaAAACTGGCCTACGCAcgttggtttctagataaacgAGTTGATACtacatttgttggaaaaatacTGTTCactgatgaagctggtttcGCACGAGACGGTTTTAATTCCCATGATTTAccaattatccaatttttttgaaaataacctgaatggtcagcgatacttggaatttctccaaaatgatttcccacccatacatcttaataacatttttcctaataggtggAATGGTCGGAGAGGCccatttgcatggccaccacgttcccctgaattaaacacaacaaattcaaattatcgatagaataaactttcattgtgacgctataaggtAAAATCTCTTCCAAACACGACGTTCGACAGTAAGCagttcaactagaaatatttaattggtTTTAATAACTCCTGTAAGTGTGCGTTCACATTGGGAACGCTCAAGCGGTGAGCGTCGAGCGATGCCGCTCGAGCTTCGATCTTGTTCGTTTTGAGCGGTATCGCGTTTTTCGTGCGCTCAGGTTCATAGTGCgtagttgttttcttttgaagtcgatgcttgatttttccCAGAATGTAATCGAACATTTCCACTGATAttcttaaaaactgaaaaaatcttaTTGGATCACTGCGAATTTCATGATAAAGGTGATGAAATTCGCCATAAGTAAGTCTATTTCtattcattgtatttttttgcttttctttgaaattagCCTTCGCAGTCGTGTATTTTCTATAAGTAATAATCGTTTGGATACCAAATTCATTACGTCCTTTTGGTTCGAAAGgtagaaaataactaaaacgacGCTTAAACAATTTGAACAGGACATCGCAAAAGCGGCGTCACTCGACGCTCACCGTTTGAGCGTCGCCAATGTGGACGCACACTAAGCattttcaatacataattacaatttaatctaaatatctcctaaacgataaatttaaacctttttgttaaaaaaatcgattgaaaacttaatttttgctatctttagattgtacaggttgtccctgtaaaagttactcacttccgaatttttttgcaactagtcccggaacaccctgtatattaaacttgagttatataaaaactaaactTTTAGTCActttaataacagtaataaCAATAATGTATTGAtacaaaaacatattatttgatCAGGATATAGTTAATCATCacaatttattaacattttgtttatgtaaATTTTCAAGGTAGATTGTCAAGGGTAATGTAAATAAACTTGcagattattaaaataaaatggcgTAACTATAACTCTCCCTATTATTATCTTCCTCTTACAATTAATCGTGAAGGTTTTATAAGATTATTTCCTTCGcgttaaaaatacttttacaaataatattcatcaagtattgataagaaaataaaccattgtttacagaaataaatcaaatatcaatttgtattattatgGATTGCAGTCCTTAAAGCAATAGGAAATACTCCTTCTTTTGAAAGAAATGATACTATTGCATCAAAAGGGCATGGACCGAAGTCTTTCTGGTGACAATGAGGATTTGTTTAACAAATCTTATTTATAGCCATAAATTCTTTCAAAACTAATATAATCATAATTACACAAATGATCTTACCAAAAGCACTTGACAGTTCAAAATCTTTATTGGTTCAAAAATCTCTAATAGCTGCAGTGACTCAACTTATTTTGAGCTTTTATGAGAACTCCCAAAGGAAGTTTTATTGCTTACCAATATATTAATTTAGTGTCTTAATGAAATACTTTTCTTTGGGACACGgtgtattattgaaaattccaaattttcacttGGCAACCTCGCTTTTTTGCGTCGTATACCAAATAAAAGAAATCTGTAAAGTTTAATCTGCGGCGGATTGAAGATGTTCCCAGTATCGACAACAGGTGGCCAAAATTTTGAGTTCTATCGAGGACCCAACCTGAAATCGTCGAATAAGAAGATTTCTATTCGTATACTACCGTAAATTGTGTatcaagaaatttgaaataactaattttcgaaaagaaaattttctctttgtatcaatttcaatttgttatCTTGGTGCAATTTGTCTAATTTACGTCAAATGACATCAagatacttttcaaaataacttgtCGCTTGAGTATAGTTTTTTTGAGACAGGAaggcaaaaattttaattcaatatgtTTCTAAATGGGTTTAACCTAAAAGTTTCGTTAAGATCACAGCATTTTTTAATCATGTAACAAAAATATAGCATAACAGGGTACACTGAGAAAAGGTTTCTATTCGTATACTAccataaaatgtttatatgtgAAAATTAGACTCTGCATCGATTCGAGCTTGTTATCTCAGTATAATCTGTGTAATTTACGTCAAATGACGTCACTTCCTCGAAGCCCACCCATCCACAATGCTTTTAAGAGTAAATTATTGCTTAGGAGTGAAGTTTTTCTGGGATACAAAGGCAAACATTCCATTACCGTGTGTTTCTAAATGCGTTTAACCAAAACATTCAAAACTCAAAATCACatcattagttttttaattatgtaaCAAAATTCAACCTCTTAACTGGCTACAGCGCAGCGAAGTACACTGAGAGAAGGTTTCTATTCGTATACTGccataaaatgtttatatgtaTGTAAGAATTAGACTCTGCATCGATTCGAGCTTGTTATCTCAGTGTAATCTGTATAATTTACGTCAAATGACGTCACTTCCTCAAAGCCTATTTATCCACAATGCGTTTCAGACTAAATTATTGCTTATGAGTGAAGTTTTTCTGGGATACAAAGGCAAACATTCCATTACCGTATGTTTCTAAATGCGTTTAACCAAAACATTCactcaaaatttaacaaaattcaacCTCTTAATTGACGATAGCGCAGCaaagtacactgagaaaagGTTTCTATTCGTATACTAccataaaatgtttatatgtgAAAATTAGACTCTGCATCGATTCGAGCTTGTTATCTCAGTGTAATCTGTATAATTTACGTCAAATGACGTCACTTCCTCAAAGCCCATTTATCCACAATGCGTTTCAGACTAAATTATTGCTTAAGAGTGAAGTTTTTCTGGGATACAAAGGCAAACATTCCATTGCCGTATGTTTCTAAATGCGTTTAACCAAAACATTCactcaaaatttaacaaaattcaacCTCTTAATTGACGATAGCGCAGCaaagtacactgagaaaagGTTTCTATTCGTATACTAccataaaatgtttatatgtgAAAATTAGACTCTGCATCGATTCGAGCTTGTTATCTCAGTGTAATCTGTATAATTTACGTCAAATGACGTCACTTCCTCGAAGCCCACCCATCCACAATGCTTTTAAGAGTAAATTATTGCTTAGGAGTGTAGTATTTCTGGGATACAAAGGCAAACATTCCATTACCGTGTGTTTCTAAATGCGATTAACCAAAACACTCAAGACTCAAAATCACatcattagttttttaattatgtaaCAAAATTCAACCTCTTAACTGGCTACAACGCAGCGAAGTACACTGAGAAAAGGTTTCTATTCGTATACTACCATAAAATCTTTATATGTGAGAATTAGACTGTGCATCGATTCGAGCTTGTTATCTCAGTATAATCTGTGTAATTTACGTCAAATGACGTCACTTCCTCGAAGCCCATTTATCCACAATGCGTTTCAGACTAAATTATTGCTTAAGAGTGAAGTTTTTCTGGGATACAAAGGCAAACATTCCATTGCCGTATGTTTCTAAATGCGTTTAACCAAAACATTCactcaaaatttaacaaaattcaacCTCTTAATTGACGATAGCGCAGCaaagtacactgagaaaagGTTTCTATTCGTATACTAccataaaatgtttatatgtgAAAATTAGACTCTGCATCGATTCGAGCTTGTTATCTCAGTGTAATCTGTATAATTTACGTCAAATGACGTCACTTCCTCGAAGCCCACCCATCCACAATGCTTTTAAGAGTAAATTATTGCTTAGGAGTGTAGTATTTCTGGGATACAAAGGCAAACATTCCATTACCGTGTGTTTCTAAATGCGATTAACCAAAACACTCAAGACTCAAAATCACatcattagttttttaattatgtaaCAAAATTCAACCTCTTAACTGGCTACAACGCAGCGAAGTACACTGAGAAAAGGTTTCTATTCGTATACTACCATAAAATCTTTATATGTGAGAATTAGACTGTGCATCGATTCGAGCTTGTTATCTCAGTGTAATCTGTATAATTTACGTCAAATGACGTCACTTCCTCAAAGCCTATTTATCCACAATGCGTTTCAGACTAAATTATTGCTTATGAGTGAAGTTTTTCTGGGATACAAAGGCAAACATTCCATTACCGTGTGTTTCTAAATGCGTTTAACCAAAACATTCactcaaaatttaacaaaattcaacCTCTTAACTGACGATAGCGCAGCaaagtacactgagaaaagGTTTCTATTCGTATAGTACTATGAAATGTTTATATACGTAAACTAGACGTCAAGAAATATGAAACTAATGTtcaatgttaaatttttttgtgcatCGATTTGAGTGTAGTGTGTAGTTTCGAATAAGAGTGTATTTTTTCTGAGATGTAAATTTCATTCCAGTATGTTCCTAAATATATTTAACGGAAACGTTCACTCAAAATcacatcattttttaattatatatctCCTCGGTTTGGGATCATAATACAAACACTTCAAATTTGCGTTTTAGAGATCTTAGTATCCATTTATCGACATCCCAATTTAGTACTTCCGgttttaacaataattgaattGGTTGTCTTCCAGTTAGGCTTTTTCGAGTTGATTTACGAATTAAATGAAACGTTTTATTTTGGACCATTTTAAGGAAATGGTTGGCTTGGATAAAGAAGAAATACGTACAGGAAGTCAACCAAtccaattattgataaaatcgGAAGTGCTGCAATCTCAAAAACACTAAACTAATAACAATGAGCCAGTAGACAGTTAGTTGATGGCTacccacaaaaaaaaataattttgttcagaTTTTTGTATTGGTTCTaatcagattttgaaaaatttacaaaGCTACGCCACTGTTATAAATAGAGAAATCGAGAGCCGTGTCATTATTGATGACTAGAGCAAGGATGGTATTAGATTTGTAGTTTCGCACTGATTTGGCGAACATTTAACGTTTTCTGGTTTAAAACCTTGATTGTCTGATAATAACTATACGTACAGACTTAGAGAAGGTTAAGAAATAATGTTCTATCATGAAACTGGGTGAATCTACATTTTTAAAACGTTAATAAAATGATGCGACGTGACTGTAGctaatatacaggatgtaccAGATTAAAAATGCATTTCTTTTCTGGTTATTCAAGTTGAATAAGTAcgataagaaaaattttcattaaatttagtACCTACGGTCCaaataccaaataaaataataattaaaaacatctCAAACACTTTTACTCACAGTTTAACAAAACCATTCaatggcaaaacaaaaaaaactcttACAAACATCAACACGGACAAGGACAAGGACACGCAAAAGGTGGTATACATGGAGCACAAGGTCCACATGGTGCAGGAGGCGGACACATGGGTATCGGCACTGCAGGAGATACGGGGCAAACTCTTCCTACAGGTACTGGTGGAGGACACGGTGGTGGACACGGTGGTGGTGCAGGAGCAGCAGCAATTAAGGGAACACATGGCGGAGGAGTGGGAGGACATGGAACACATTGAGGAATGCAGGGTCCGCATGGAGCGCACGGTCCGCAAGGTGGACAAGGTCCGCAAGGTGGACATGGTCCGCAAGGTGCACATGGTCCGCAAGGCGGACATGGTCCGCAAGGTGGACAAGGTCCACAAGGAGTACACGGAGCGCAAGGTTCGCAAGGGCCACATGGTGGTAATCGAACAAAAGCTGGATAACattgatatttttccaaatcttcCATACCGCATACCGATTTTCCTAGATGTTTAcctgaaaaaatgttttattagacATAGCAAAGTCGACATCAAACTAGCTCAAaagttgtttataaaaatagaatctGAGCAAGTATTactttaataaacatttcattatttcttgCCAGGTACCGTTTTGTTGTTAGAACTAGACTATCGGCTTTATGTCTACTGTCTTACTAAAGGTGCTAACCCTAAGCAactattttattacttttattgtaACTAAAACTGTGTTAGAAACATCTGTTATTTCATGTGTTGTTTACCCTTATGTAccaaaagaaattataaaaactcaagtaaaagaaaagaaaggaaaagCTATTGACGAGAAGCTGGCTGAGAATGAAGAAGCCCACATAACTATCTTAATTAAAATCAATCCTTTTTTCAAATGAGCTGATGTCGATTAGTATTAAGAAGTATAATTCTTGAAAATAGTCATAAACAGATGGAAGGCGATAAActgtacataaaaaaaaacaaatggaaacTACCTTTCATACGAAATGgttgaaataattaaagaatCAACAAAACTGTTACAATACAGATcggaatttttgtaaaaacaatgAGAAAAATACGTCCCTAGACTTTCCTGTACTTTTTGAGCTTCAAACAACATCAATCACTTTCAAGACCACTTGGCGCACAAGGAATTAAGTTAAAAGATAGCAGTTGGATTAGAAAAGATAGTAAAAAAACACTCCTTCGTTATCGTCGATTGCTGGATCTTTAAGTTGGAGAGGAATCAATAAAAAGGATGCTATTCACTTCCTAAAACCAAAATCCTACTTTTCATCTTTAGAAAGTTGAAGAAGAAAAGGCTGGGGATTGGTAAACTAAATTATCGTTCTTTGTTATAAACAGCAGGGCCAAGAAGcggaaaaatactgaaaatatagAGAACCTTTGGGAGGGATATAAACATTGTTTTCTAGAAACCCACACAGAACAAAATTACAAACGGTAATGTCCGGTAACCTTGAAGGGAATGGTTCATCTCTaagaaaatctgttttaaatTGGTTCATGCTGTACAATTTGGTGTTATTGCTTGGTCCTCCATATTCTCATATTGTGTTGCTGCGCTACCGAAAACTATGCGTGATACAACATCTCCATCATTTTCCATACATTTGTCTAATGTCGAGCTTTGGATAAACTCACAAAGCTCTACATGTCGTTATCTGTTGCCTTCGTGAAAAGTTGGCAGTAATTGAAATCTGTAGGGGGTTCATAAGCAAACGTTGTCGACGAAATGTTGAATTCTCTACCAGGACATCCAGTGGGTTACAGAAGAATTAGCTTTACACTGTATGATAACATGGCTCCACCGTCTCCTCATGTTTTGGGTTGTAGAAGTATCAACACCATACGTGGACACAAATTACAGACTCATATTTGGCAAACACAAAACGTTTTCTGTTGTGTGAGTTACTACTATTTAACAGAAACCACGTAAAACTTTAGAGCTTTCTCTATCTAAGAGTATATTGTTCGGTTATATCAGATTCATGGATGGATAGCTACGATTTTCCTAAGACGGATGAGTTTTTTAAGtgtagatttgaaaaatgtgcCACATCAAACGAAAAACGTGAGATCTGATGATCGAATGAGTTTTTTTGCGAGAGCTCAAAACTAGGTTTTGATTAATGGAAACTTCTCGAACGAAACGTAGCAGACACGATAATTTGCTTGTAGATCATTGGTCGATCGAATTTAAGACTTAGTTTGAAGTTATTCCTAGAATCTTTTTAGAATCTTGATAGTTCTTTtaacagaatttaaaaaaaaaaacaaataacaaacatGACTTATCCTCACCATTGGCAAAAGCACTAGGTCCACATCTAGGTTCGGGACAATTAATACACTCGGGTCCTCCTTGGCATTCCAGTCTCGGACAGTCATCCTGTAATCCATTTTTTCTCTCGCAGTAACACCCAATGTGTAGGATACTGGCTCGAAGTTCTCGTGATTTAGATctagaaatgaaattttgaaactgctacttttttaatttcaagttcaACCCAAAGCACTATGGGCTTTATAGGCTTTTAATATACctaaatatgtaattaatttGGTACTTTCGGAATATAATGTTAAGAAAActcatttattatgaatagttgatatgaaatatgtcaaataccTGTAAACCGGAGCAGTTTTCGGTATTCTGTAAGCAACCATCATCTGAGGAGGGTTGCATGGTACACAGGGTTGAGGTTCGGGACAAGGATTACAAATGGGCACGGCTGCTGGTGGAACTGGAGTACAAATAGGTAAACATGGCGGAACACAAACTGGTGGGGGTGAACACGGTGGACCACAGCAGCTTACTGGTACTGCTTTGGTTGGAGGAGGACAAGTACCCGGACAGCACATAGGAGTTGGACAGCACGGTGCACAAGGTCCGCACGGACCGCAAGGATTATTCGGAGGACAACAGTCACCTCCTATTTTACATACTAACGCCTTAAGGTCGTTCAATAAGCTTTTTCTAGCTGCTGATTTATCAGCGGGACAGCATACCATTTTTGTAAAATGGCTATAGAcacaaacaatttatattttgataaaaatttacttgaattattaggaaaaaattccGGATTGACGGggcgacaaaaaattttgacaatagtga harbors:
- the LOC130900156 gene encoding DBF4-type zinc finger-containing protein 2 homolog, whose protein sequence is MVCCPADKSAARKSLLNDLKALVCKIGGDCCPPNNPCGPCGPCAPCCPTPMCCPGTCPPPTKAVPVSCCGPPCSPPPVCVPPCLPICTPVPPAAVPICNPCPEPQPCVPCNPPQMMVAYRIPKTAPVYRSKSRELRASILHIGCYCERKNGLQDDCPRLECQGGPECINCPEPRCGPSAFANGKHLGKSVCGMEDLEKYQCYPAFVRLPPCGPCEPCAPCTPCGPCPPCGPCPPCGPCAPCGPCPPCGPCPPCGPCAPCGPCIPQCVPCPPTPPPCVPLIAAAPAPPPCPPPCPPPVPVGRVCPVSPAVPIPMCPPPAPCGPCAPCIPPFACPCPCPC